A genomic stretch from Helianthus annuus cultivar XRQ/B chromosome 1, HanXRQr2.0-SUNRISE, whole genome shotgun sequence includes:
- the LOC110899394 gene encoding DNA mismatch repair protein PMS1, whose product MEASDVTSPALTSPSIKPINKNAIHRICSGQVILDLPSAVKELVENSLDAGATSIEVSLKEYGEESFQVVDNGCGISPNNFKVLALKHHTSKLSDFPDLQSLTTFGFRGEALSALCNLGELTVETRTQNEKVATHLSFDRFGLVTDERTTARQVGTTVTVKKLFSNLPVRCKEFHRNIRKEYGKLISLLNAYALTAKGVRLVCKNTTGKNKSTVVLKTQGSGSLKDNIITVFGTNTFTCLEPVSLFISETCQVDGFLSKSGNGSGRSLGDRQFFFVNGRPVDMPKVSKLVNELYRSANSKQYPVAIMNFVVPTRVCDVNVTPDKRKVFFTDEGSILSSLKEALLKIYSPNLASFSVQKADSDFKKETSSVVIEDNETAGSPPVVNLIDVDDYSLSKRDFTLKFHGVKKTDNVTRGYSKNHTVVTSNTTYNRQSSSLSSSYNPTTHKSVDEGTDSPRSVSRVQSLLTSFVAVNKRKHESIGNTLSEVPVLRNGPTIRQSVDQRNSSSSAFAKSLVKCHVVDDSDEVDQNESKLKPFNRTLVDEHNDEVDQNESKLKPFNRTLVDEHNDDLEASPVNVVKTSEQVEKDIIRIETPKSISKSALDASSPEKINDDMSTPLTASEPPLDSPMSSSRSKMCYEMQFSFEELKKKRQQKLAAFQASKNTLGVSKTNGCYADASLELSQVVEEDAKAQALSAAVSELEKLFKKEDFGRMKVIGQFNLGFIIGKLEQDLFIVDQHAADEKYNYERLSQSTILNQQPLLKPIPVELSPEEEIIASIHMDTIRKNGFSLEEDADAPPGNRYKLKAVPFSKNITFGAADVKELISILADSEGECSIMGTYKMDTTDSVCPPRVRAMLASRACKSSVRIGDPLGRNEMQKIVEHLRGLRSPWNCPHGRPTMRHLVDLRTLRKRSDEDDIVL is encoded by the exons ATGGAAGCTAGTGACGTAACTTCACCGGCGTTAACATCTCCGTCGATAAAACCGATCAACAAGAACGCTATTCACAGAATCTGCTCCGGTCAAGTGATTCTGGACCTACCATCCGCCGTTAAGGAGCTGGTGGAGAACAGCCTGGACGCAGGAGCCACCAGCATCGAGGTTTCGTTGAAAGAATACGGTGAAGAATCGTTTCAGGTTGTTGATAACGGTTGCGGCATTTCACCGAACAACTTCAAG GTTCTAGCACTTAAGCATCATACGTCGAAACTGTCCGATTTTCCTGACCTTCAATCATTGACGACTTTCGGGTTTAGAGGGGAGGCTCTTAGTGCTCTGTGTAACTTAGGGGAGTTGACAGTGGAAACGAGAACACAAAATGAGAAGGTTGCGACACACTTGAGTTTTGACCGGTTTGGTTTGGTTACCGATGAGAGAACAACTGCTCGGCAGGTTGGAACGACTGTTACCGTGAAAAAATTGTTCTCCAACTTGCCTGTGAGATGTAAGGAGTTTCATCGTAACATTAGAAAGGAGTACGGGAAATTAATTTCGTTACTAAAT GCGTACGCTCTTACTGCAAAAGGGGTTcgtttggtgtgcaaaaatacAACCGGAAAAAACAAAAGTACAGTAGTACTTAAAACACAGGGAAGCGGTTCACTCAAAGATAACATCATTACAGTGTTTGGAACAAACACTTTCACCTGCTTAGAGCCCGTGAGTCTATTTATATCAGAAACATGCCAAGTGGATGGCTTTCTTTCTAAATCTGGCAATGGTAGTGGACGAAGTTTAGGCGATCGACAATTTTTTTTCGTTAACGGCCGACCTGTTGACATGCCAAAAGTCAGCAAGCTTGTGAATGAATTGTATAGATCCGCAAACTCAAAGCAATATCCGGTTGCAATCATGAATTTTGTTGTTCCGACTAGGGTTTGTGATGTCAATGTAACCCCAGATAAACGAAAAGTATTTTTTACCGATGAAGGGTCGATTTTAAGTTCGTTAAAAGAAGCTTTGTTGAAGATATATTCCCCAAATCTTGCTAGCTTTTCAGTACAGAAAGCTGATAGTGATTTTAAAAAAGAAACTAGCAGTGTTGTGATTGAAGATAACGAGACCGCTGGATCGCCACCTGTTGTTAATCTGATTGACGTTGATGATTATAGTTTGTCGAAGAGAGATTTTACACTAAAATTTCATGGTGTGAAGAAAACCGATAACGTTACTAGGGGTTATAGTAAGAATCATACAGTTGTAACGAGCAACACTACTTATAATCGGCagtcatcatcattatcatcatcgtACAACCCAACGACGCATAAAAGTGTTGATGAAGGAACGGATTCACCTCGATCTGTGAGTCGCGTTCAGTCACTGCTTACATCATTTGTTGCTGTAAACAAAAGAAAGCATGAAAGCATCGGTAATACTTTATCTGAGGTCCCCGTTCTTAGAAACGGGCCCACCATTCGTCAATCAGTTGATCAAAGAAATAGTTCAAGTTCTGCATTTGCAAAATCTTTAGTGAAATGCCATGTGGTTGATGACTCTGATGAAGTTGACCAGAACGAGTCAAAGTTAAAGCCTTTCAATCGTACTCTAGtggatgaacacaatgatgaagtTGACCAGAACGAGTCAAAGTTAAAGCCTTTCAATCGTACTCTAGtggatgaacacaatgatgattTAGAAGCCTCACCTGTTAACGTTGTTAAAACTTCTGAACAAGTTGAAAAG GACATAATAAGAATTGAGACGCCTAAATCTATTTCAAAATCAGCGTTAGACGCTTCATCTCCCGAAAAAATTAATGATGATATGTCAACTCCGTTAACTGCTTCTGAACCACCTTTAGATTCACCGATGTCTTCTTCTCGTTCGAAGATGTGTTATGAGATGCAGTTCAGTTTTGAGGAATTAAAGAAAAAGAGGCAGCAAAAATTAGCAGCATTTCAAGCAAGCAAAAATACACTCGGAGTATCAAAGACTAACGG ATGCTATGCTGACGCTTCATTAGAACTTTCTCAAGTGGTAGAAGAGGATGCTAAAGCTCAAGCTTTATCTGCAGCAGTGAGTGAATTAGAAAAGTTATTCAAGAAGGAAGATTTTGGCCGCATGAAG GTTATTGGGCAGTTCAATCTTGGATTTATCATTGGCAAGTTAGAGCAAGACCTCTTTATTGTAGATCAG CATGCTGCGGATGAGAAATACAATTACGAGCGTTTGTCACAGTCCACCATCTTAAACCAACAACCTTTACTAAA GCCAATTCCGGTAGAGTTATCTCCTGAAGAAGAAATAATCGCATCAATACACATGGATACTATCAG GAAAAATGGGTTTTCGTTAGAAGAAGACGCAGATGCTCCTCCTGGGAACCGCTATAAATTAAAAGCCGTCCCTTTTagtaaaaacataacttttggtGCTGCAG ATGTGAAGGAGCTTATATCTATTTTGGCTGATAGTGAAGGCGAATGTTCAATTATGGGTACTTATAAGATGGACACTACGGATTCGGTGTGTCCTCCAAGAGTACGTGCAATGTTGGCATCACGTGCCTGTAAATCGTCTGTTAGGATTGGAGATCCACTTGGAAGAAACGAGATGCAAAAG atagtTGAACATTTGAGGGGCTTAAGATCACCATGGAATTGTCCACATGGCCGACCGACAATGCGACACTTGGTGGATTTAAGGACCCTGCGTAAAAGGTCAGACGAAGACGATATAGTATTATAG
- the LOC110941576 gene encoding ABC transporter C family member 2, which translates to MDTVKCYAWENSFQEKVQSVRTQELSWYRQVQMLGALNTFILNSIPVVVIVVSFGLFTLLGGDLTPARAFTSLSLFAVLRFPLFMLPNTISQAVNAHVSLKRMEDLLLAEERLLLPNPPLEPGLPAISIRNGSFSWDSKSR; encoded by the exons ATGGACACTGTCAA ATGCTATGCTTGGGAGAATAGTTTCCAAGAAAAGGTCCAAAGTGTTCGAACACAAGAGTTATCATGGTATCGGCAAGTACAAATGCTAGGAGCG TTGAATACATTTATATTAAATAGTATCCCAGTGGTAGTGATTGTGGTTTCATTTGGGCTGTTTACTTTACTTGGAGGAGATCTTACACCTGCTAGAGCCTTCACATCACTCTCTTTGTTCGCTGTGCTACGTTTTCCACTCTTCATGCTTCCAAATACGATTTCTCAG GCCGTAAATGCCCATGTTTCCTTGAAACGTATGGAAGATCTACTTTTGGCCGAGGAGAGACTTCTTCTTCCAAATCCACCTCTTGAACCAGGACTTCCAGCTATCTCAATTAGGAATGGATCATTTTCATGGGATTCAAAG TCTAGATAA
- the LOC110899393 gene encoding protein FAR1-RELATED SEQUENCE 5-like: MLFDTVDDAYNFYKTYAEAGGWTVRKGTQHENRGIVINKYFFCSKEGQKDFRPVDTLVEQPSDRWVRRVPSKRTGCQAAIRIKLTDAKKYLLYHFIEAHNHDFVHEEDLHLLKENRGINRAHEEMINKMSHLNIGPVRAFNIMKEVYGGFDKVGATKVDFKNFKKELNLFIGEFDAEMFVKRLMRKKEFLPNFSCEYETTDEGVLKCIFWADEDMKRNYYMFGDVISFDATYKRNKYNMMFVPFTGIDNHNRNVTLGAAILGSETAETYSWLLRAIKNAYGYAPPVIVTDQDPAMKRAIADVWPESRHRLCMWHIMDKLTTKVGAALCSNTDFRKRLSAVVWTDSLLPEAFEAEWAAIIHDFGLTDHEWLTYIYGLRESWIPAYYREEERSGLMRTSSRSESENHFFGKISNPKCTLVEFLSHFDTAIEAQRHEHRKNDHDTRYTNPGEWSDFVLEKQAAQIYTRTLFLDVQLEIQHAIHRCTSVRLDHVGDFIKFFIKDLDQPCSSFFEVMIREEDVTVKCICNRFEQFGLLCSHIFCVLRILDIREFPKQYILRRWTREAVPNSSPGSILTDGGDPDRSDEVNRCVWEISHATEYVVNKLISKFDKLSDFRDHIKQFMSVADEA; encoded by the exons ATGTTATTCGACACAGTTGATGACGcatataacttttataaaacttaCGCAGAAGCGGGAGGTTGGACTGTAAGGAAGGGCACACAGCACGAGAACCGTGGTATTGTTATAAACAAGTACTTTTTCTGTTCAAAGGAGGGTCAAAAAGACTTTCGACCAGTTGATACTTTAGTTGAACAGCCGTCCGATAGGTGGGTACGTAGGGTACCATCCAAAAGGACCGGATGCCAGGCTGCGATCAGAATAAAACTTACCGATGCTAAGAAGTATTTGCTTTATCATTTTATAGAGGCGCACAACCACGATTTTGTGCATGAAGAAGATTTACATCTTCTCAAGGAAAACAGGGGTATTAATCGTGCACACGAAGAGATGATAAACAAGATGTCACATCTCAACATCGGGCCTGTTCGTGCATTTAACATTATGAAGGAAGTGTATGGTGGGTTCGACAAAGTCGGTGCTACCAAAGTCGattttaaaaatttcaagaaaGAGTTAAATCTTTTTATCGGAGAGTTTGATGCGGAAATGTTTGTCAAGCGTCTGATGAGGAAAAAGGAGTTTTTACCGAACTTCTCTTGTGAATATGAAACCACAGACGAAGGTGTGTTGAAGTGCATTTTTTGGGCCGACGAGGATATGAAGAGAAATTATTATATGTTTGGGGACGTTATATCATTTGATGCTACATACAAGCGTAACAA GTATAACATGATGTTTGTCCCTTTCACTGGGATTGATAATCATAATAGGAACGTGACACTTGGTGCTGCAATTCTCGGTTCGGAAACGGCAGAGACGTATAGCTGGTTACTTAGGGCGATCAAGAACGCATACGGGTACGCGCCTCCTGTAATCGTTACTGACCAAGACCCTGCGATGAAAAGGGCTATAGCTGATGTTTGGCCTGAGTCGAGGCATCGGTTATGTATGTGGCATATCATGGATAAACTCACTACAAAG GTCGGGGCTGCCCTATGTTCAAATACAGATTTCAGGAAAAGATTGTCTGCAGTTGTTTGGACTGATTCTCTATTGCCCGAAGCTTTTGAGGCTGAATGGGCCGCTATTATTCATGATTTCGGTTTAACCGACCATGAATGGCTGACGTATATATATGGGCTACGTGAATCATGGATTCCAGCTTACTATCGTGAAGAAGAAAGGTCTGGTCTTATGCGGACATCATCTAGGTCCGAAAGCGAGAATCACTTTTTTGGAAAAATTAGCAATCCAAAGTGCACGTTAGTTGAATTTCTTAGCCACTTTGATACGGCTATTGAAGCGCAAAGGCATGAGCACCGAAAAAACGATCATGACACTCGATACACCAACCCTGGAGAGTGGAGTGATTTTGTTCTCGAGAAGCAAGCAGCTCAAATATATACTAGAACTTTATTTTTGGATGTTCAACTCGAGATTCAACATGCTATTCATCGTTGTACGAGTGTCAGATTAGATCACGTCGGTGATTTCATTAAGTTTTTTATAAAGGATCTCGATCAGCCATGTTCTTCGTTCTTCGAG GTTATGATACGCGAGGAGGATGTTACTGTTAAGTGTATCTGCAACAGGTTTGAGCAGTTTGGGCTGTTGTGTAGTCACATTTTTTGCGTGTTACGGATTCTTGATATAAGGGAGTTTCCTAAACAATATATATTGAGGCGTTGGACGCGTGAAGCTGTTCCAAATAGTTCCCCCGGGTCCATTCTTACGGATGGTGGAGATCCAGATCGTAGTGACGAGGTTAACCGGTGTGTTTGGGAGATTAGTCACGCAACGGAGTATGTCGTGAACAAGTTGATTTCAAAATTTGATAAGTTGTCTGATTTTCGAGACCATATCAAGCAGTTTATGTCAGTCGCGGATGAAGCTTAA